The Candidatus Obscuribacterales bacterium DNA segment ACCGGTCGCGAAAATGTCCTATTAAACGGCATGATCTTGGGCATTCCAAAAGAGGAAATGCTGAAAAAGATGGATGAAATTGCCGACTTTGCCGAGATTGGTGATTTCTTCGATCAGCCGGTCAAAACATATTCAAGTGGCATGACTGTTCGTTTGGCATTTGCATCAGCGATAAGCGTTGATCCGCAAGTATTGCTCGTCGACGAAGCACTTGCTGTCGGCGACCACCGCTTCCAGCAAAAGTGTGTCGGCAAAATTGAGCAAATGCAGCAAGCAGGCAAGACAATTATCTTTGTCTCTCACGATATCCCGGCAGTTGAGCGTTTCTGCGACAAAGCAGTATTGCTTAATGGCGGACAAATAGTGGCAACGGGAAATTCCGCCGACGTGATACCACAATTCAAACAAATGATGGATGAAGGGACAGTCGCTCCGAAGATTATCTCGCAAGCCACAGTATCCTAAAAGTTATGACAACAACAAGCAACCCAGTCACAAAGTCGCAAGACAAGAAACAATCACGCCTACCCTTCATCAACGATGGGCTGATTGCTTTGGCGGCATTTCTTCTATTGGAATTTCTGTGTTTCGGACTCATCCTAAATAGAATCGGCTTCTATATGGACGATTGGAGCATGTACTCCAATTTGCACTTTGGTCCAAAACCCTGGTGGGATTTGACCCTGGAATGCCTCAAGGATCCCAAAGTGATAATCAGACCTTTGGAAGGTCCATATTTTGCGGCGCTCTTTACTTGGTTCGGTGGCAGTCCCTTCGGACATCACCTGGTCAATGCCTTATTTGAAGCGTTTGGCGCCTGGTTCCTTTATTTAGGACTAGCTCGAGTTTCACACAACAAGAGACTGTCGTTTTTGGCTTCGGCACTATTTCTCATGTATCCAAATCATGATGCAACGCATTATTGGATAACAGCGAGTTCTGCCACAGTCAGCTTGACGCTCTACACATTATCTTTCTGGCAGGCAGTTAAAGGCTTCCAGGAAAAACGTATTGGACTTGTCTTCCTTTCCGCATTTTCATTCCTGTTGAGCGTATTCAATTACGAGTCCTTTTTACCGCTTTTCCCATTTACTTTTGTTTGTTGTCTCTTCATTGCCCTTGAAGGACACACCCAAAAGGCTAAAGCGGCTCTGCAAACAGCATTGTACTTTTCTCCCTATGTAGCAATCACTGTCATCACTTGGTGGTACAGACGCGTTTACTTACCCAAAGTCCTTCCGGAGTCCTGGACACCGGCGGCTGGTTTTGATATCAACCACATAATCACCGTCTACAAAGAGGGCTTCAACGATAACCTTTTGGCACCAGCAGCGCTGTTCTTTATTGAACAAGCTAATAAGGCGCTCGCCACCGGTGTTACACCGATTGAATGGTTGTTCTTCGCAATAGCTGCAATTGCAGTTGCGACAACACCGTTTTTATTGGCAAAGTCAGAGTCGGAAATCGAACCGGCAACCTTTGCTAAATTATTAGCGGCTGGATTTATCACAATTCTTTCCTCGTACTCGATTTACGGACTAGCACTCACCTATGTGCCGCGTCTCGATACGATTATCAACCGCATCAATGCCGGAGCATCAATAGGATCAGCAATTATAATTACCTGCGCAATTTTCTTTATCGCGCAGGCAATTAACAAGCGCGCAACTGTAATTCCTGTTTTGCTTGGCACACTACTTGTCGGTCTATTTATTCTCTCCAATTGGGGCTTATCCAAGCCGTGGATAGCTTCGTGGGGTGTGCAAAAACATATTCGCACCATAATTGAAAAAAATCGAGATACATTCAAATCAGGCGATTCAATATTGCTCGCTAACGCGCCTCGTTACGTCATGTGGGCACCTTTATTTGACGGCGTCTGGGATTTCCAAACAATGGTGCGCTGGTGCCTAGACAATAAACATATCAATGCCGGAGTTGTCTCCGAGCGAATTGTGCTTTCCAAAGACGATGCTCGCGATGTATCTCGCGGCTACCTCTGTGGCACTTACCCTTATAAAACCATGCATCTTTTGACCCCTGGTCCTGAGACCTGGTACGCGGTGCCCAACGGCGAAACTTTTATTGCCATTATCGAAAAGAACGGCATGGCATTCGGATTGGACAAGTCTATGCCCGCCCAATGGCGCGCCCAGCTTGGCATTCAGAAATAATCTAACCGGTAGTTTTAATAATACATTTTTCGGGTAAATGCTATTCAGACAGCCGGAGGCAATGCTATGACGACACCGCACGCGTTTGATGGGGCAATGCAAAAGGCAAAAGCCGGCGACGTAATCACAAACGCCGTTGAACATGCTGTTGTACACGCACTTCTTCAAGAATTTATGGGTGGAGGCAAAGTAGCTTTTGAACTGGAGAAGCTGATTGATGATCAATTGTTGACGCCTCAGCTAAATGACTCGCTAAATGTCTGCAAAGCTAT contains these protein-coding regions:
- a CDS encoding ABC transporter ATP-binding protein, which encodes MIAVELKGISKHYSIYDRPVDRLKEILWRNTRCFHKEFWALKDIDLTFEFGTTTALLGPNGSGKSTMLQIIANVLQPTDGTITINGRLTAILELGAGFQPDYTGRENVLLNGMILGIPKEEMLKKMDEIADFAEIGDFFDQPVKTYSSGMTVRLAFASAISVDPQVLLVDEALAVGDHRFQQKCVGKIEQMQQAGKTIIFVSHDIPAVERFCDKAVLLNGGQIVATGNSADVIPQFKQMMDEGTVAPKIISQATVS
- a CDS encoding glucosyltransferase domain-containing protein — its product is MTTTSNPVTKSQDKKQSRLPFINDGLIALAAFLLLEFLCFGLILNRIGFYMDDWSMYSNLHFGPKPWWDLTLECLKDPKVIIRPLEGPYFAALFTWFGGSPFGHHLVNALFEAFGAWFLYLGLARVSHNKRLSFLASALFLMYPNHDATHYWITASSATVSLTLYTLSFWQAVKGFQEKRIGLVFLSAFSFLLSVFNYESFLPLFPFTFVCCLFIALEGHTQKAKAALQTALYFSPYVAITVITWWYRRVYLPKVLPESWTPAAGFDINHIITVYKEGFNDNLLAPAALFFIEQANKALATGVTPIEWLFFAIAAIAVATTPFLLAKSESEIEPATFAKLLAAGFITILSSYSIYGLALTYVPRLDTIINRINAGASIGSAIIITCAIFFIAQAINKRATVIPVLLGTLLVGLFILSNWGLSKPWIASWGVQKHIRTIIEKNRDTFKSGDSILLANAPRYVMWAPLFDGVWDFQTMVRWCLDNKHINAGVVSERIVLSKDDARDVSRGYLCGTYPYKTMHLLTPGPETWYAVPNGETFIAIIEKNGMAFGLDKSMPAQWRAQLGIQK